Proteins from a genomic interval of Desulfurobacterium sp. TC5-1:
- a CDS encoding prephenate dehydrogenase encodes MWDFKHISIIGLGLIGGSFALNLKKHGFPGKVTAVDLNPEAIEKGKKLNVIDDGDISGNILSEADLIAIATPVGVYKSVLKTIKEKIDPKKDIIVTDLGSVKGKLVYMCEKELKDAARFVGGHPIAGTEKSGVENSVEDLFKGAKFILTPTENTDPEAKEKIKRLWHNLGSMVIEMDPFYHDKIFASVSHLPHVVAYSIVDAIDTLSKQLNEDLFVFTGGGFRDFTRIAMSDPIMWRDICMENRENVLEAIKTFKKSLTRVEKLIEENDRESLKAFFETARKKRNRIS; translated from the coding sequence ATGTGGGACTTTAAACATATATCCATCATAGGACTGGGACTCATCGGCGGTTCTTTCGCCCTTAACCTCAAAAAGCACGGTTTCCCGGGAAAGGTAACAGCTGTTGACCTTAATCCTGAAGCCATTGAAAAAGGAAAAAAACTCAACGTAATAGACGATGGAGACATAAGCGGAAACATTTTGAGTGAAGCAGACCTTATAGCTATTGCAACACCTGTTGGTGTTTACAAGAGTGTCCTCAAAACGATAAAAGAGAAAATCGATCCGAAAAAAGATATTATTGTAACTGACCTTGGAAGTGTAAAAGGAAAGCTGGTCTACATGTGCGAAAAAGAACTAAAAGACGCTGCACGATTTGTAGGTGGACATCCAATAGCGGGAACAGAAAAATCGGGCGTTGAAAACAGCGTCGAAGATCTGTTCAAAGGTGCAAAGTTTATCCTAACACCGACAGAAAACACAGATCCGGAAGCGAAAGAAAAGATTAAAAGATTATGGCACAATTTAGGCTCAATGGTCATTGAGATGGATCCTTTCTACCACGATAAAATATTTGCATCTGTCAGCCATCTTCCCCACGTTGTTGCATACTCTATAGTTGATGCGATAGACACCCTCTCAAAGCAGTTAAACGAAGACCTGTTTGTGTTTACCGGCGGTGGATTCAGAGACTTCACAAGAATCGCAATGAGCGACCCAATAATGTGGCGTGATATATGCATGGAAAACAGAGAAAACGTTTTAGAAGCCATAAAAACATTCAAAAAATCTCTAACTAGGGTTGAAAAACTTATAGAAGAAAACGATAGAGAAAGCCTGAAAGCCTTTTTTGAAACGGCAAGGAAGAAGAGAAATAGAATATCTTAA
- a CDS encoding class II aldolase/adducin family protein, with translation MEIEIKKLKEEIIKIGKLIFEMGLTDSHGGNISARYNEYILIKKSGKMLGCLTEDDIVVTTTEPNEELDREASIELKVHRNIYKQLPDVKAIVHAHSPYTVAVSLTTDEIVPLDSEVKFLLGTVPVLSAKTVISSNEVAEKLPELLKKCKIAIVKSHGPFSTGRTVEEAFKYLSAVENSCKIISIVRSMER, from the coding sequence GTGGAAATCGAGATAAAAAAACTGAAGGAAGAGATTATAAAAATTGGAAAATTGATTTTTGAAATGGGACTAACAGACAGTCACGGTGGCAACATAAGTGCAAGATACAACGAATACATACTGATAAAAAAATCGGGGAAAATGCTTGGATGCCTTACGGAAGATGATATTGTTGTTACAACTACGGAACCAAACGAAGAACTCGATAGAGAAGCATCAATAGAGTTGAAAGTTCACAGAAACATTTATAAGCAGCTGCCTGATGTAAAAGCTATCGTTCACGCCCACTCTCCATACACAGTAGCAGTTTCCCTAACAACAGATGAAATCGTCCCTCTTGATTCAGAAGTAAAATTTTTACTGGGAACTGTTCCTGTCCTATCTGCAAAAACCGTGATAAGTTCTAATGAAGTGGCTGAAAAGTTACCAGAACTTCTAAAAAAGTGTAAAATTGCGATTGTAAAATCACACGGACCTTTTTCAACCGGCAGAACAGTTGAAGAGGCGTTTAAATACCTCTCTGCCGTGGAGAACTCCTGCAAGATAATATCTATAGTTAGGTCAATGGAGAGATAG
- a CDS encoding AAA family ATPase — protein sequence MGFNTIVGHTSQLHTIEELIEKDTFPSSVLFSGPKGIGKKLIAVETAKILTGNPFEVKIVGEEKPPTIDEIRDSSSWLFKKPQYSSKKVLIIDNAETMRTEAANALLKTLEEPPSYATIILITSNENHLLPTIRSRCKIFHFGKLTEQQVKTVLESLGVQYDERVIKLCGNSAGRAIALANSKVPELIAELIKLLKERKLSENITSFSSNFSSMSREETELFIDSLELLLSEKKIFLKWFEPLEKGRTFLKFYGRPRNVIEWILINVVENGG from the coding sequence ATGGGATTTAACACGATTGTCGGACATACAAGTCAACTCCACACAATTGAAGAATTAATTGAGAAAGATACATTTCCATCATCGGTTCTTTTCTCAGGACCAAAAGGCATAGGGAAAAAGCTTATTGCAGTTGAAACGGCAAAGATTCTAACCGGAAATCCATTTGAGGTGAAAATCGTAGGTGAAGAGAAACCGCCAACAATAGACGAGATAAGAGACTCTTCCTCATGGCTTTTTAAAAAGCCTCAGTACTCGTCAAAAAAAGTCTTGATTATAGATAACGCCGAAACTATGCGAACAGAAGCTGCAAACGCCCTTCTGAAAACGTTAGAAGAACCTCCTTCTTATGCAACAATAATTTTAATAACCTCAAACGAGAACCATTTACTTCCAACAATCCGATCAAGGTGCAAGATATTCCACTTCGGGAAGCTGACCGAACAGCAGGTAAAAACAGTGCTTGAAAGTTTAGGTGTTCAGTACGATGAAAGAGTAATTAAATTATGCGGAAACAGTGCCGGCAGGGCCATAGCACTTGCAAACAGCAAAGTGCCTGAACTGATAGCTGAACTTATTAAACTTTTAAAAGAGCGAAAACTCAGCGAGAACATAACCAGTTTCTCTTCCAATTTTTCATCCATGTCAAGAGAAGAAACAGAACTGTTCATTGACTCGTTAGAACTGCTTTTATCCGAAAAGAAGATATTCCTGAAATGGTTTGAACCATTAGAAAAAGGAAGAACATTTTTAAAATTCTACGGCAGACCAAGGAACGTCATCGAGTGGATTCTCATAAATGTTGTAGAAAACGGAGGTTAA
- the tmk gene encoding dTMP kinase, protein MFITFEGIEGSGKSTQAKLLHEWFLDAGYEVVLTREPGGTPAAEELREFILSEREENFPEMAELMLYMAARSFHVQNLIKPALASGAIVISDRFSDATLAYQGYGRELPIEEIEHLNQLATGGLSPDITFLIDIPVEIGFSRIKGRKQDRIEKENFEFHEKVRKGYLEIAKRYPERIVIIDGRKRTVEIFSEIHQIIERRLKNGI, encoded by the coding sequence ATGTTCATAACGTTTGAAGGAATAGAAGGTTCTGGAAAAAGCACTCAGGCGAAACTCTTGCACGAGTGGTTCCTCGATGCTGGATACGAAGTTGTGTTAACAAGAGAGCCAGGTGGGACACCGGCAGCTGAAGAGTTGAGAGAATTTATTCTCTCTGAAAGAGAAGAAAACTTTCCTGAAATGGCAGAGTTAATGCTTTATATGGCTGCCCGTTCATTCCACGTTCAAAACCTGATAAAACCAGCCCTTGCATCCGGCGCAATAGTTATATCTGACAGATTTTCGGACGCAACGCTGGCATATCAGGGATACGGTAGGGAACTCCCTATAGAGGAAATAGAACACCTAAACCAGCTTGCGACTGGAGGCCTTTCTCCTGATATCACTTTCCTGATAGATATTCCTGTAGAAATTGGATTCTCAAGAATCAAAGGAAGAAAACAGGACAGAATAGAAAAAGAAAATTTTGAATTTCATGAAAAAGTACGGAAAGGCTATTTAGAAATAGCTAAACGCTATCCAGAAAGAATAGTTATTATAGACGGAAGGAAAAGAACTGTAGAAATTTTTAGCGAAATTCATCAGATCATTGAGAGAAGACTCAAAAATGGGATTTAA
- a CDS encoding histidine triad nucleotide-binding protein, with protein MCIFCKIVNREIPAKIVYEDEKVMAFHDINPQAPVHILIIPKEHIPTVNDLEENHRELIGHIFLVARKIAKEMGFDEKGYRILVNCNRDGGQEIYHIHFHLFAGKPLGPMICK; from the coding sequence ATGTGCATATTCTGTAAGATTGTAAACAGGGAAATTCCTGCAAAAATCGTCTATGAAGATGAAAAAGTTATGGCCTTTCACGATATAAATCCTCAAGCACCGGTCCACATTCTAATTATCCCAAAAGAACACATACCAACCGTCAACGACCTTGAAGAAAACCACAGGGAACTGATAGGTCATATCTTTTTAGTAGCCAGGAAAATTGCAAAAGAGATGGGATTTGACGAAAAAGGTTACAGGATACTTGTAAACTGCAACCGCGACGGCGGACAGGAAATTTATCACATTCACTTCCATCTTTTTGCCGGAAAGCCACTTGGTCCAATGATATGCAAATAG
- a CDS encoding response regulator, with product MKQLSLRTKLLLLVTVSLVAFLINFSYMLFYSYKEYKRSLNNLEYAQISLYLIDFINEAEKERGLSTIFAASHNTYFRNKMYEERNIFDARLVKLQEKLNESSIPISKEIEKKLNKDLSNLEKLRKAIIEKTPDYNVIFLYYCNLIENLYDFFKYREAPSRYSNLIYPLDRLKNIEGKLRAYIGVGLFKGFDENLIKNVERAIYEKRIVSASHISPDIETELKKIRALPEGQKVYRTIEAVLHGEKPDISPQEWWNIETKYIEKLKDFEEKIARYEIKNAIKIEKRAKTNFILALLFLICFLAVLGYFFFTIINDIYKNINDLKKVLSHATVGKFDTRMDENTPGEMGEIAKNINKLLEAFKRFAYNEKIFIASVSHELRTPLNGIIGFLNLLLKTNLSKEQESYVKNAELSAHQLVELIEDLLDTTKIQTGQIELKEEEFDLNRIIQDVIISTSTKKNPELEIKCKVPQFDTLFIGDQKRIKQIFYNLISNACKYTQKGFVEIGIKDMKETNGSIEIIFYVKDTGIPQNRKKELFKPFGRVCTKETQGIKGTGLGLYISKTLAKLMGGDIWFESEYGKGSTFYVSFKLKKGREKTEEEKETSLSSTELKKHYNFSNLKVLAAEDEPINRKLFQKILEKNFNIKHIDMAENGAEAYEKAVKNNYDVIFLDLQMPVMDGFEALEKMRKAGIKTPIYMLTADAYKDTEIEAKKHGADGYITKPIDVKKLQEIFIQTKEKKSKN from the coding sequence ATGAAGCAACTATCTCTGAGAACAAAACTTCTGCTTCTCGTGACAGTATCGCTTGTTGCTTTTCTTATAAATTTCTCATACATGCTTTTTTACAGTTATAAAGAATACAAAAGAAGCTTAAACAATCTTGAATATGCACAAATTTCTCTTTATCTCATTGATTTCATAAATGAAGCAGAAAAAGAAAGAGGACTGTCAACCATATTTGCCGCCTCCCATAACACATATTTTCGCAACAAAATGTATGAGGAAAGGAATATATTTGACGCCAGATTGGTAAAACTTCAAGAGAAACTTAACGAATCCTCAATCCCCATATCAAAAGAAATAGAAAAAAAGTTAAATAAAGATCTTTCCAATCTTGAAAAGCTCCGGAAAGCAATAATTGAAAAAACGCCGGACTACAATGTAATCTTTCTCTATTATTGCAATCTCATAGAGAACCTATACGACTTTTTTAAATACAGGGAAGCACCATCCAGATATTCAAATTTAATCTATCCTCTTGACAGATTAAAAAATATAGAAGGAAAACTAAGAGCTTATATAGGTGTTGGACTTTTCAAAGGATTTGATGAAAATCTTATCAAAAATGTAGAAAGGGCCATATATGAAAAGCGTATAGTATCAGCATCCCACATTTCACCGGACATAGAAACAGAGCTTAAAAAAATACGAGCATTGCCTGAAGGACAAAAAGTTTATCGCACAATCGAGGCTGTTTTACACGGAGAAAAACCCGACATATCCCCACAGGAGTGGTGGAATATAGAAACAAAATATATAGAAAAATTGAAAGATTTTGAAGAAAAAATAGCAAGATATGAAATTAAAAATGCCATAAAAATAGAAAAAAGAGCAAAAACAAACTTCATTCTTGCACTTCTATTTTTAATATGTTTCCTTGCAGTGTTGGGTTACTTTTTCTTTACCATCATCAATGACATATATAAAAACATAAATGACCTCAAAAAAGTTCTCTCCCACGCAACTGTTGGAAAATTTGATACGAGGATGGATGAAAACACTCCAGGAGAAATGGGTGAAATTGCAAAAAACATAAACAAGTTGCTTGAAGCATTCAAGAGATTCGCATATAATGAAAAAATATTTATCGCTTCAGTTTCCCACGAACTCAGAACTCCTCTTAACGGAATCATAGGGTTCCTAAATCTTCTCCTCAAAACAAATTTGAGCAAAGAGCAGGAATCATACGTCAAAAACGCAGAACTCTCTGCTCACCAGCTTGTTGAATTGATAGAAGATCTTCTTGATACAACAAAAATTCAGACCGGACAGATAGAACTCAAAGAAGAAGAATTTGACCTTAACCGCATTATTCAGGACGTCATCATATCAACATCAACCAAAAAGAATCCAGAACTTGAAATAAAATGCAAAGTTCCTCAGTTTGACACACTTTTCATAGGAGACCAGAAGCGTATAAAGCAAATTTTCTACAACCTGATATCAAACGCCTGCAAATATACTCAAAAAGGTTTTGTTGAAATAGGCATAAAGGACATGAAAGAAACTAACGGGAGTATTGAAATTATCTTTTACGTAAAAGATACAGGAATACCTCAAAACAGAAAAAAAGAACTTTTTAAACCGTTTGGAAGAGTATGCACAAAAGAAACCCAGGGAATAAAAGGAACTGGCCTTGGCTTATACATATCTAAAACACTGGCTAAACTTATGGGAGGTGATATCTGGTTTGAATCAGAATACGGAAAGGGAAGCACCTTCTATGTTTCATTTAAATTGAAAAAGGGAAGAGAAAAGACAGAAGAGGAAAAGGAAACCTCGCTTTCTTCAACTGAGTTGAAAAAACACTACAATTTTTCCAACCTTAAAGTACTGGCAGCAGAAGATGAACCAATCAACAGGAAACTATTCCAGAAAATCCTTGAAAAGAACTTTAACATTAAACATATAGACATGGCAGAAAATGGAGCTGAAGCGTATGAAAAAGCCGTCAAGAATAATTATGACGTTATATTCCTCGACCTGCAGATGCCTGTTATGGACGGCTTTGAAGCTCTTGAGAAGATGAGAAAGGCAGGTATAAAAACACCCATATACATGCTTACGGCAGACGCATATAAAGACACAGAAATAGAGGCCAAAAAGCACGGTGCTGACGGCTACATAACAAAACCGATAGACGTGAAAAAACTTCAAGAAATTTTTATCCAGACAAAGGAAAAGAAATCAAAGAATTGA